Proteins found in one bacterium genomic segment:
- a CDS encoding methylenetetrahydrofolate reductase C-terminal domain-containing protein, which produces MSKISEGIGNFVLKHPTLHKCVLIAENCVKKPVFRCQDCGQCVLSYNGYTCPMRCPKQIRNGPCGGTRDNGHCEVYPERHCIWWLIYKRSEKFGMVGKLLKYHIPVDRRLEHTSAWMNVFAGKILPMSLSKKLKKKEIEELTKK; this is translated from the coding sequence AGGTATAGGTAACTTCGTACTTAAACATCCTACTTTACATAAGTGTGTGTTAATTGCCGAAAACTGCGTGAAAAAACCGGTGTTTCGGTGTCAAGATTGCGGTCAATGCGTTCTGAGCTATAACGGCTACACCTGTCCGATGCGCTGCCCAAAGCAGATACGAAATGGGCCTTGCGGCGGTACTCGCGATAATGGTCATTGTGAAGTTTATCCCGAGCGACATTGCATTTGGTGGCTGATTTATAAGCGGTCCGAAAAATTCGGAATGGTCGGAAAGCTCTTGAAATACCACATACCCGTCGACCGCAGGCTGGAACATACGAGCGCGTGGATGAACGTATTCGCGGGTAAGATTTTGCCGATGTCTTTGAGCAAGAAGTTGAAGAAGAAAGAGATTGAGGAGCTTACCAAGAAGTAA